ACACTTAATGTGTTGAGCTATAAACTGTAAATGTTTCAACTATAAATGGTGGTCAGAAGTGtataatttgagatgggttttggaaggcttaaatattctttaatttcttaacatgtcttgttttcaaaaatagttgaattttatgagtatgtaagtttgcttgtctgatcaATCCAAAATCAATCAATCTAGATAATTGCGTTTCAACACCTTTAAAAGAAGTTGATCCCTTGataaaggaaggtcctctctatttactgaccaatcaagaAAGAGTTTGGggtaatgttttctggtggaataatATTATAAAGTGTAATCAAACATTTCCATCTACAGCTATGCCTACTGGAACCCTACCAGTCCTGGAAATCGATGGGAAGAGGGTAGCACAAAGCCAAGCCATCGCTAGATATGTAGCGCGAGAGTTTAGTAAGTAATATAGTACAGTAACATTTAAAACAATTATAACCATTACTGTAAGGGTACAGTCTGTTTACCatataattcattacatgtatagTTTTCTCTCTTTAAATTTTGCATAATCTTTCTGCGGAAATCTTCACTAATGTCATTAAGTTCATGGTATTATCTTTAAataatgttaatcagaatgcaaaaacgaatgcaaaaacaaatacaaactttgcaaaaatatataaaatgcacACATGTGCTTACAATTGCACGAACTTAATTtctgtaaaaataataaaaatgtttggaTTTGTTTGGATCATTTTTGACAACTCGATGAAAGTACAAGAGGTGGTTTTCTGATATCAAGTTAAACGGTTGTATCAAAGTATTCTTTGTTGTATGTtaattataaaaattaaaaacgcACATAAACTCTGTATTAAATTTTGCATGAACGGCACACCCCGGCGGCACATGTATCCCATCTCTTAAAATGTCTCACATTGGCATAAAATTCTcaaaacctttccattttacCCTATTTTATCCCAAAACAAAGGTGATATGTTGTGTAATTTTCAACACTATTTTTGCCCCATAATTAAGGTGTTTAACGGTTTAAACAAGAAGACGTACAGGGTAATTCTGGCCAGTTTCTGTCCGTTAGATGGGGCTGGCTAGTCCGGTAAAACCGTCTGGGTCCACTGCCCCCTACGCCTGTTGCGGATTTTCTCGTTCACAGGCTGAGTGACCGAAAATTGGGCAGAACGGGCGCTGCCAGAGGCGTTGTGAGATAATCTTTACTTGATTCCCCCTCCTTGAATGTTTGAACCACAACAAACTATACCCTTTTTGCATATAGGATTTTCCGACTCAATCAGCTTTACTTTGTGGAGGAACTTCATGGTCATTTTTTTGGATGAAACTAGTATAGAAATactttaagcacggatttttaattttcactgcacggatttttattctcTTTGCACGAACGTGCCAGCAGGTGagcaggaggcacgttaaaatagctcCTGATAGTAGTTAGGAGTTCTGCTTATGGATACATCGATTGCTGGTCGGAATCCTAGCTTAGATTATTTTGATTTATAGCAATTCTATTTCCAACGTTAAAAATACAAGCAAAGTAAAAATTCGACGGAAGAGTAAAACCTGGATTTTGGGTATGTGGCGCGGTAATATATCTGTAAAGTATCAGGAAAGTAGCTGTAGTCGAAGCACGGATGCCGATAAAAGCTGTTACATTGATTTTTTTCATACAGAATTGGCTGGTGATAATAACTGGGAAATGGCTCAGTGTGAACAAGTACTGGAAACCCTCGTTGATATTACTACTGACATGGTTCCCATGTTTACTGAAAAAGATGAAGCCAAAAGGTAGGTTTCATAAATGAATAGGTGCGTAACATAATGCCAGATCATCAAGTCTTTCATTGTACCAGCGGGATACCCATTGCTGATATGTAAACGGGAGCGACGACACTAAATCAAGCAGAATGCAGAATCACTGAATAGGTGACATGCAGGCCATGCAGGCAGAGGCGTCAATCCGAAGTTGATAGTTTAATAGGGGGAACACAAGTTTTGTTAAATATGATCGCAGAGGATGGCCCTCGTCGTCCATTCGTTGGAAAATTCTAAAATATGGGggccaaatgaagtcatttgatgGACACCTTTTACactattattatgtaaaatgttagttggaattccgtgaatttttccgctTTTCCGTATCACGAAGAAATCGTGGCTTTGCGTGAGAATGCGTCTAAAAATTAGATTGCCATTCCCCTTTTTGAAACAAACGCACACGTAGTACGCACGGTCCACGTTGAAATTGAACGTTGAATAGCCTAATTCTTTAATTCTCGGAAGATTTTCTTTGCGGCAAAGACTTGTTTGATAATGTTTTTACTGCTATTATGTTGTGCTGCTTTTTTCATTCACACTATGAATTCACAGGCAGAATTGAAGACATCCATATATGAGGAAAAGACCAAAACCAAATTGAAATATATAGAAAATATGCTAGCAGCTAACGGGGGAGACTACTTCGTTGGGAAGAAGGTAATGTATattagtttgtttttgttttttgcttttttgattttgttctggtttgtttttgtcatgttatttacatatttttgaatattaatgactttacttgcatattctttgtatttattaaaaaaaacccttttgtaAACATTTGTTGTGGGTGCACCTTAAATAAGAACCACATGAAACTAAATACGAACCACGTAATGTTTGTTAAGGTGGCATGCAGGATCACTCAAATTttagaaattaagaaaataatggtgataagtatataaaagtatacattttctgaaaggaaatgatgcatggCGGATTCCTGCATAAATTCCTGCAGAAtgctagttttgtgtctttagaacacaaatatgcaattttggcgcttttctcaaaaactgctcatttttgcaggaatccgccatgctagttggattccttgcatcatttcctttctgaaaatgtatatttttgggtgggtgcggcgtgccgcacccaccctgtattctctgactattgacctactttttcacatgccgcagtgttgagaaaatattcgtgccagttatatcccaaacacccacagaggtgatagtttacggcgagttttgtaattattacttgattttgatatgtaagtaatacgataaagtcgtcataggcagtaatgtgtttgtattaaaagaaataacaaaaataattgtttaagtaatagaaatactatttggaaattgcagcaagatttgcagatgtttttatttgaacagtatcagttcaccagttttgctagttttcctaatctttgggctaaattaatagcatcgtgaaggtcatatatatcattttatactgagagcttcggcatgtacttaaatacagcttctatgtgcattgtgttcagtgtgtacataggctatttacttttcaaatctttgatgcttgtataaggtattatagacaaattattataatgcatgtgcaccagtagaaatggcccaggttgaataaaataaataaacatatgaatgaatattttattccctggattatttttgttgggacaaaataatgatatagtttgacgctttgaaatacagttattatcataataaagttacaaagttaaaaaataatatcgaaatattgtaaaatcaaacatttcccctcataagttgcaatacaacatattgaggaaattgacatgacagatttttaaactttgatatggaaatcTACCCCAGCCCTGTtatctcaccagagaagatgagcagaagtctttctatctgatgataaaaaaaacctctaggtatgattacgaaaatgttttaaataactattatttacaaaagttttataaccatgttttatataaaatgttaacataaaacgtcttgtgttatgatgtgaagggttaatatataaacgtataaagtttaactttgtttatacgttttgtgttattcccctattggaaatcgatgttgtgtcatagtttccctgtttttaattgtgaacttgacttactcattctttcatttctcttgacaatttttcatttgcccaccctattccttttaaaggaatttttattataactTCTCATCATTAcgtttaaagatacaatacaaaacaatgcttaaaatttcccactttgagtgatcatgCGTGCcctttttttattagtttttttattttgaccaactttaccaaaaatatttgaaatttgtgaaagtctggcttttttatgatttttttgaaaactaagcattttttgaccatttttggtacaaatttctcaaagttggtcaaaattcaaaaaaatgaaaaaagtactCCTAGACATTTTATCTActatagttttaaaaaatcttGGCCCAAgaactttttgttacgtttaacgaaaaagaagtgggccaaaaaaccgttGTGTGGGATTTTGgccccaaaatgagcattttggcccaaatttgaccgcACAGGAGAATTTATCAAgtatttgccattctaaatatgtatacttttaaaatataaacacagatattattacatttcacaacacggtgtttcacgccaaagcgatctTCAGGTGAAGATCGTGAAACACCGTGTTGTGAAATGTAATaatatctgtgtttatattttaaaatagctctaccatttattggtatcgagcactgtatagctgtctgtgatacttCTACTTcttaatatgtatacttttatatactttagacgaACTATTAAGCAGTTATGagacccgaaagtttccataattccagggttaagacaaaCCTTAAATGCAACGTTCAATCATTTGActtatatatttcttttttttttttaaatatttctaaaTATATTCATTATAGTGTACGATAGCAGACCTGGGACTCCTGAACATTGTCGATCGTATTCAGCTGGTGACAGGTAATGACCTCAAGGATTTTCCTAAATTGGTAGCACACAAGGAGAAAGTCAGCAAGGAACCTAGGATTGCTGCTTGGCTGGAGAAGAGACCTAAAACTCCATACTAAGGAAGGAAAAGTTCCACAGTGATTGTGACTCTGTCGGCGATTTATTTTATATAGTTGATTGGCTTTCACATACGGTTTTGGAgagtttttgtttttgtcttaggtttttgtttgtttgtttgtttgtttgtttttgtatacGTCACATTCAACCGTGATTGGATAATATTTACTATAGTTGCTCAGGCTTATGATCACGTATTTTGTTCGCTACTGG
Above is a genomic segment from Amphiura filiformis chromosome 17, Afil_fr2py, whole genome shotgun sequence containing:
- the LOC140136758 gene encoding probable glutathione S-transferase 6; translated protein: MPQYKLIYFPVMGRAELTRLLFAQAGVDYEDHRLASDTWPTLKPTMPTGTLPVLEIDGKRVAQSQAIARYVAREFKLAGDNNWEMAQCEQVLETLVDITTDMVPMFTEKDEAKKAELKTSIYEEKTKTKLKYIENMLAANGGDYFVGKKCTIADLGLLNIVDRIQLVTGNDLKDFPKLVAHKEKVSKEPRIAAWLEKRPKTPY